One window from the genome of Cyprinus carpio isolate SPL01 chromosome B1, ASM1834038v1, whole genome shotgun sequence encodes:
- the pgap6 gene encoding post-GPI attachment to proteins factor 6, with protein MRPTSSISVLNQEVTCYNLSPQTSEEHYNGLTDDNIDYIMEKYFAPCLLLYVIAGCFADDLTYLNGFYSKTPQRLSKYSWFGNVRLHHFRVPEDAVLLRWLLTVSRGSGLNCENQNITVHFRAGAPPVINPIETAFPNSTSVSLAHNLTLTIPSGHSSNVTLFNVTHPKPGDWFLAAHLPKDEGKIEQQGLPSCSYLFQAQMFLRRAADLPILQHNIPLYQTLTTTPALFKVFVPEFTSRLDVFILNCSGKLGNDCGLLITVGSSTLRQGSEVKQNCSGLESCSTSVLIPPWNSWLLVTVETSQPNTTIPFSISANVTVGCKPLSVSSDFNTSAFIRTIIAPQSNSSGGLSNTSVSTRDQPGVRANSSEPVCMRSPSVLRDEQDVLSLRFIISSSNLTVTSDLPTVLTLEHSPGDSGGTFIVQLHLNTSSLVGGFARVKACLTPSAPVLHVNLSQTCATGLMQGYSLSVSSNESQALLRIPFPDAAVWYLSLQTVCNDSVDCRNASAKVSASVSVSACIDDCGPYGECRLLRTHSYFYGACVCKAGWQGWGCTDGATAQSYSRQMAAALLLTLSNFFFIPPIVVALYRGYHVEAAIYFFTMFFSTFYHACDQPGVTVMCIMDYDTLQFCDFLGSVVSVWVTIVCMARLQDPVKYLLFMAGTLVISMAMQLDRRGLWNLLGPVLLALVIMVTSWIYRGVKRHQCYPPLWRRWVLFLLPGIISALIGVCVYVFAQTDSNYYYTHSIWHVMVATSVVFLLPPREKHIPPWGWTNKICSYRRCKNEKVELYTVT; from the exons ATGAGGCCGACGTCCAGTATTTCAGTTCTGAATCAGGAAGTAACGTGTTACAACTTAAGTCCTCAGACATCTGAAGAACACTACAATGGGCTGACTGACGATAATATAGACTACATTATGGAGAAATATTTTGCACCGTGCCTTCTACTGTATGTTATCGCTGGCTGTTTTGCTGACG ATCTGACTTACTTGAACGGGTTCTACTCTAAAACGCCCCAGAGACTGTCCAAATACAGCTGGTTCGGCAATGTTCGGCTCCATCACTTCAGAGTACCGGAAGATGCGGTGCTCCTGCGGTGGCTGCTCACCGTCTCACGGGGATCCGGACTGAACTGTGAAAACCAAAACATCACTGT GCACTTTAGGGCAGGAGCGCCCCCAGTCATCAACcctatagaaacagcctttccAAACTCCACTTCTGTGTCTCTTGCTCACAATTTGACGCTGACCATTCCCAGTGGACACAGCAGCAATGTGACACTGTTCAATGTGACCCATCCCAAACCTGGAGACTGGTTCCTTGCTGCTCACCTGCCCAAGGATGAAGGGAAGATAgagcagcag GGACTGCCGTCTTGCTCATACCTATTTCAGGCACAGATGTTTTTAAGGAGAGCTGCTGACCTGCCAATCCTGCAGCACAACATTCCACTCTATCAAACACTAACTACAACTCCAGCTCTGTTTAA GGTCTTTGTTCCAGAGTTCACCTCCAGGTTGGATGTTTTCAtcttgaactgttctggaaagCTGGGAAATGATTGTGGGCTGTTAATCACTGTAGGCTCCAGCACTTTGAGGCAGGGCTCAGAGGTGAAACAGAACTGTTCAGGGTTAGAGAGCTGCTCCACATCGGTCCTCATTCCCCCGTGGAACAGCTGGTTGCTGGTTACGGTTGAGACCAGTCAACCAAACACCACCATACCTTTCAGCATCTCTGCCAATGTCACAG TGGGATGTAAACCTTTGAGCGTCTCTTCAGATTTCAACACCTCAGCCTTCATTCGTACCATCATAGCTCCCCAAAGCAACAGCTCAGGTGGCCTCAGTAACACATCCGTTTCCACGAGAGACCAACCGGGCGTCCGTGCTAACAGCTCTGAGCCAGTGTGCATGAGAAGCCCTTCAGTGCTCAGAGATGAACAGGATGTGCTATCACTACGCTTCATCATTTCCAGCAGCAACCTAACCGTGACCTCAGACCTCCCCACTGTGCTCACTCTTGAGCACTCTCCTGGTGACAGTGGCGGCACGTTTATTGTACAGCTTCACTTGAACACt AGTTCTCTGGTTGGTGGATTTGCTCGTGTCAAAGCATGTCTCACACCTTCTGCTCCTGTACTTCATGTCAACCTCAGCCAGACTTGTGCTACAG GGCTTATGCAGGGCTATTCTCTGAGCGTGAGCAGCAATGAATCGCAGGCACTGTTGAGGATTCCGTTTCCAGACGCAGCAGTGTGGTACCTCAGCCTCCAGACCGTGTGCAATGACAG TGTTGACTGCAGGAATGCATCCGCGAAAGTGAGTgcgtctgtgagtgtgagtgcgtgCATTGATGACTGTGGACCGTATGGAGAGTGCAGACTGCTACGCACGCACAGCTACTTCTATGGCGCATGTGTGTGCAAAGCag GTTGGCAGGGATGGGGCTGTACAGATGGAGCGACTGCGCAGTCGTACTCCCGGCAGATGGCTGCAGCTCTGCTCCTCACCCTCAGTAACTTTTTCTTCATCCCACCCATCGTCGTAGCACTTTACAGAGGCTACCATGTTGAGGCCGCCATCTACTTCTTTACCATGTTTTTCTCCACG TTTTATCATGCATGTGACCAGCCCGGTGTGACTGTGATGTGCATCATGGACTACGACACTCTCCAGTTCTGTGATTTCTTGGGTTCtgttgtgtctgtgtgggtgACCATTGTGTGCATGGCACGGCTCCAGGATCCAGTAAAATAT CTATTGTTTATGGCGGGCACTCTAGTCATTTCTATGGCGATGCAGTTGGACCGCAGGGGGCTTTGGAACCTTTTAGGTCCTGTCCTGCTTGCTTTGGTCATTATGGTCACTTCCTGG ATTTATCGAGGAGTGAAACGGCATCAATGCTACCCTCCGTTGTGGCGCCGCTGGGTGTTGTTCCTGCTTCCAGGCATCATATCTGCAttgattggtgtgtgtgtgtacgtctTCGCTCAGACTGACAGCAACTACTACTACACTCATTCCATATGGCATGTCATGGTGGCCACGAGCGTTGTCTTCCTCTTACCACCCCGCGAAAAACACATTCCCCCCTGGGGCTGGACCAACAAAATCTGTAGCTACAGGAGATGTAAAAATGAGAAAGTAGAGCTTTACACCGTCACCTAA